The Pimelobacter simplex genomic sequence TCTCGGATCGGCAACGGGGGCTTCGGGAATCGGCGATGGTCACGCGACCGTGGCTGCGCTTGGCTGGACGGGTGGAGAGTGCCCTGACCCGTGCGCGGGCGATCGAGCTCGCCGAGGACCACCTCGAGTCGGGCGCGCTGCTGCGCGAGCTGGAGCGCAAGGTCGCCTACCCGACCGAGAGCGAGTCCGGCGAGCGCGGTGACGTGCACCGCGACTACCTGCGCGAGGAGATCGTGCCGGGCCTGGAGCGTTGCGGGTTCACGTGGCGCCTCGTGGACAACCCGGTGGCGGAGCGGCCGCCGTACCTGGTGGCGCGGCGGGTCGAGGACCCCGCGCTGCGCACGGTGCTCGTCTACGGCCACGGCGACGTCGTCCTGGGCGACGCCGAGCGGTGGACCGCGCCGTGGTCGCCCTGGCGGCTCGTGGTGGACGGCGACCGCTGGTACGGCCGCGGCTCGTGCGACAACAAGGGCCAGCACGCGATCAACCTCGCCGCGCTGGAGCAGGTGCTGCGCGTGCGGGAGGGACGGCTCGGGTTCAACGTCACGGTGCTGATGGACATGGGGGAGGAGATCGGCTCGCCCGGTCTGCGCGAGGTCTGCACGGCGCTGGCCGGCGACGAGCTCGCCGCCGACGTGCTCATCGCCTCGGACGGGACCCGGGTCGCGGAGGCCAGCCCGACGCTCGTGCTCGGCACCCGGGGCGAGGTGTCGTTCACGCTGCGCGCGGCGCTGCGTCCGCGCGGCTACCACTCGGGCAACTGGGGCGGCCTGCTCGCCAATCCCGCGGTCCTGCTGGCGAACGCGCTCGCCACGATGGTCGACGCGCGGGGCCGGATCCTCGTCGAGGAACTGCGCCCGCCGGCGATCCCGGACCCGGTCCGGGCGATCCTGGGCACGATCGAGATCGACGGCGGGCCCTCGGCGCCGCCGATCGAGGAGTGGGGCGAGCCCGGCCTGAGCGCCCCCGAGCAGCTCTACGGCTGGAACACGCTCGAGGTGCTGGGCCTGTCGGCGGGCGCGGCGACCGGGCCCCAGAACGCCATCCCCGGCACGGCCTCGGCGCGGTGCCAGCTGCGGTTCGTCGTGGGCACCGACCACACCGCGGTCGGTACGACGGTCCGAGCGCACCTCGACGCGCACGGGTTCGAGCAGGTGGTGGTCGAGGTCGATCCCGAGATCACCGCCGCGACCCGCCTGGACCACGACGACCCGTGGGTCGGGTGGGCGGCGGCGTCGGTGGAGCGGACGACCGGGAAGGTGCCGACGATCCTCCCGAACCTCGGCGGCACCTTCCCCAACGACTGCTTCGCCGACGTCCTCGGCATCCCGACGATCTGGGTTCCGCACTCCTACCCGGGGTGCTCGCAGCACGCGCCCGACGAGCACCTGCTGGCGAGCCTGGCCAAGGAGGCGCTCGGCATCATGGCCGGACTGTTCTGGGACCTCGGGGAGACGCCGACTCCCTTGCGCTAACATGTTTATCAACATGGCAAGCAAGGGAGTCGCACGATGAAGGCAGCCGACCTCGGGTTGATCCAGGTGCTCGGCTCGCCGACCCTGTCCCCGGACGGGCACTGCGCGGTGGTCTCGGTCGAGCGGGCCGACCTGGCGACGGACCGCTACCTCGCGGACCTGTGGCGGGTGCCTGTCGACGGCGCGGAGCCCTCCCGGATCACCTCCGGCGAGCTCGATCGCGAGCCGCGCTGGTCGCCCGACGGCCGCTGGCTCGCGTTCACGCGCTCGGTGCCGGGCTCGGGACCCCAGCTCCACCTCCTCCCGCACGACGGCGGCACGCCCCGCGTGCTCACCAGCCATCCCCTCGGCGTCTCCTCGCCGCAGTGGTCGCCGGACTCGACGGCGATCGCGTACGTCGCGCGCGTGCCCGAGCCGGGCCGCTACGTCGCGCCGATCGCGCGGACGGCATCCTCCGAGCCGCCGCGCCGGATCACCGGACTGCGCTACCGCGAGGACGGCATCGGCTACGTGCTCGACCGTCCGAAGCAGGTCTTCACCGTCGCCGTCGCCGACGGCGCGGTCACCCAGCACACCACCGAGGCCGCCGACCACGACGGCCCCGCGTGGAGCCCGGACGGCACGCGGCTGGCGTTCGTCGCGGCTCGGCACGCCGACCGGGACACGGTGCCGGCGCGCGACGTCTTCGTGCGGGACCTGGGCGAGCGCCGGACGACCGTGGTGACGCGGACCGACCTGCGCGCGAGCCATCCCGCCTTCAGCGCGGACGGCGACCACGTCTACTTCCTCGGCACCGAGACCGGCGGGGAGCTCAACGAGACGTACTTCAACCCGACCTCGCTCTGGGTCACCGCGCTGGGCGGGGCCGAGCCGGCGCCGGCGACCCGCCTGACCGACGCGGACACGACGGACCTGGTCCCGCAGCCGCTCACCGTGACCGGCACGGGCGTGCTGGCGCTGGTCGGGAGGCGCGGGGCCGTCGACCTGGTGCAGGTGGCGCCGGACGGCGCCGTCGCCGACGTGGTCGCCGGGCCCACCCACGTCCTCGGGTACGACGTCCGCGACGGGCTGGTCGTGGCCGCCGTCGCGAGCGACACCGAGGCCGGCGAGCTCCACGCCGTCACGCCCGACGGCTCGCGCCGCCTCACGTCGTTCGGCGCACCGCTCGTCGCCGCCGGCCCGCTCGCGCGGATGCACGAGGTGAGCGGCACGGCCGCCGACGGCTACCCGGTGCACGGGTGGGTGCTGCGTCCCGAGGGCGACGGTCCGTTCCCGGTCGTCCTCGCCGTGCACGGCGGACCGTTCCGCGCCTTCGGCTGGCGCCTGCTCGACCAGGCTCAGGCCTGCGTCGACGCGGGCTACGTCGTGGTGATGGGCAACCCGCGCGGCTCCTCCGGCTACGGCGCCGAGCACGGCCGGGCGGTACGCCACGCCTTCGGCGACGTCGACGTCCAGGACCTGACCGCGCTCGTCGACCTCGCCGTCGAGGAGTTCGCCGGCGACCCCGACCGGGTCGGCGTGATCGGGGCGTCGTACGGCGGCTTCATGGCCGCCTGGCTCGCCGCGCGCTCCGACCGCTTCGCCTCGGCGATCGTCGACCGCGCCACCGTGGAGTGGAACGACGCCGACATCGACGACGACGTGGACTACACGCACCTCTACATCGGGACCGACCCGGAGGTGCAGCGGCTGAAGTCGCCGCTGACCTACGCCGAGGACGTCGCGATCCCGGTCCTGGTGGTGGTCGCCGAGCAGGACCTGCGCTGCCCGCCGGCCCAGGGCCGCCGGTTCTTCTCGGCGCTGCACCGCGCGGGGAAGCGCACCGAGCTGCTGTCGTTCCCGGGCGCCAGCCACATGTTCCACGACAGCGGGCTGCCGCGGCACCGGCAGGCCCGCCTCGACGCGATCATCGCGTGGTTCGACGAGACCCTGAAGCCTGGTGGCAACGGCCGGAGCGACGCCGGATGAGCCTGGCGATCGACGGCCCGGCGGCGCGCTCGCTCGCCGACACGGCGTTCGACGTACGGATCACCGGTGCGGTGCCGGGGGAGTCCGTCGCCCTCGTGGTCGACCTGCCGTCGTACCAGGGGGCTGACTGGTCGGGCCGGTTCACCGCCACGGCCGACGAACACGGTGTGGTCGACCTCGCGACCACCGCTCTCGACGGGTTCGCGGACGCCGATCCCACCACCCTGCTGTGGGCGCTGGAGGCGCGACCGGGCTCCGCGGCCGGACCGGCGCCGGCCGAGCACGAGCTCGGCTGGACCCTCCGCGTGGAGCAGGGCGACCGCTCCGCCGTCGCGCACTACGCCCGCGAGCTCCGCGGTCCCGGGGTGCGCGTCGAGGATCTCCCGTCACCCCTGGCCGGGCGGCTGTTCCTCCCGGCCGAGCCCGGTCCGCGGCCCGCGGTGATCAGCCTGTCCGGGTCCGGCGGCGGCATCAACGAGGAGGAGGCCGCGCTGCTCGCCAGCCGTGGCTTCGTGTGCCTCGCCCTCGCCTGCTTCAACTACCCCAGCCGGCCCGACGACCTCTACGAGCTCCCCCTCGAGTACGTCGCCGACGCCGTCGCCTGGCTCGCGGCCCGCGACGAGGTGCGCGCGGACGCGATCGCGGTCAAGGGTCAGTCGCGCGGAGCCGAGCTCAGCCTGCTCGTCGCCGCGCACGTCCCCGGCATCCGGGCCGCGGCCGCCGTCGTCCCCTCCGGCTACGTCTGGGGATCGTTCACCTCCGACGGCCGCGACGGCGCCGCGTGGACGCTCGCCGGCCACCCCGTACCGCCCGTCCCCGACGACGGCCTGGTCTCCGGCGGGTCCACGACGACACCGACCGGCATCGCCGCCGCGCCGGGCTTCCGAGCCGCGGTCGCGGCGGCCGCACCGGACGACCTGGACCGGGCGACGATCCCCATCGAGCGGTTCGCCGGCCCGGTGCTGCTGCTCTGCGGAGGTGCCGACCTGATGTGGGACTCGGCCGAGCTGAGCGACGTCCTGCTGCGCCGCCGGCTCGCCGCGGGCACCGCGGCGGTGACCCGCCGGCTGGTGTTCCCGGACGCCGGTCACAACCTCGGTCTGCCCTTCACACCGGTCGTCACGAGGTCGGTCCACCCGGTCAACGACGTCGCCTACGCCTATGGCGGGACCCGCCCCGGGACCGCACGGGCGCGTGCCGACGCGTGGAGCGCATTGATCGACTTCCTGAAGACGTCGCTGTCATGATGGGCGCGCTCGTACGTCGGAAGTGGGAGAAGGCACGATGAGGGACGCCGCGCACGGTGGTCTGGCCGCCATGGTCTACGCCGACATCAAGGCCCGGATCCTGACCGGACAGGTCCGCCCGGGCGACGTCCTGGCGGCCCACCAGATCGCCCAGGAGATGGAGGTCAGCCGCACCCCCGCCCACGAGGCGCTCAAGCGGCTGGTCGCCGAGGGCTACCTCGTCGCACAGCCCCGCATCGGCTACACCGTCACCCCGATCAACCTCGACGAGATCCGCGACCTGTTCCAGATCCGGGTCCGCCTCGAGTGCCTCGCCGCCGAGCTGGCCGCGGCCGCCTTCACCCCGGCCGACGCCGCCGCCTTCGAGTCCGCCCACGCCAACGCCATGGCCGAGGTCAAGCGCCTCGAAGGACGCTCGCCCAACGACCCCGAGGTCGTCGAGACGATGAGTGGACTGCACCGGCAGTTCCACCAGATGGTCGCGGGCATGTCCGGCAACCGCCGCCTGACCGCGATGATCGGCACGCTCCAGGACGAGATGCAGCGGTTCTGGGCGCTGGTGC encodes the following:
- a CDS encoding M20 family metallopeptidase; this encodes MESALTRARAIELAEDHLESGALLRELERKVAYPTESESGERGDVHRDYLREEIVPGLERCGFTWRLVDNPVAERPPYLVARRVEDPALRTVLVYGHGDVVLGDAERWTAPWSPWRLVVDGDRWYGRGSCDNKGQHAINLAALEQVLRVREGRLGFNVTVLMDMGEEIGSPGLREVCTALAGDELAADVLIASDGTRVAEASPTLVLGTRGEVSFTLRAALRPRGYHSGNWGGLLANPAVLLANALATMVDARGRILVEELRPPAIPDPVRAILGTIEIDGGPSAPPIEEWGEPGLSAPEQLYGWNTLEVLGLSAGAATGPQNAIPGTASARCQLRFVVGTDHTAVGTTVRAHLDAHGFEQVVVEVDPEITAATRLDHDDPWVGWAAASVERTTGKVPTILPNLGGTFPNDCFADVLGIPTIWVPHSYPGCSQHAPDEHLLASLAKEALGIMAGLFWDLGETPTPLR
- a CDS encoding S9 family peptidase; amino-acid sequence: MKAADLGLIQVLGSPTLSPDGHCAVVSVERADLATDRYLADLWRVPVDGAEPSRITSGELDREPRWSPDGRWLAFTRSVPGSGPQLHLLPHDGGTPRVLTSHPLGVSSPQWSPDSTAIAYVARVPEPGRYVAPIARTASSEPPRRITGLRYREDGIGYVLDRPKQVFTVAVADGAVTQHTTEAADHDGPAWSPDGTRLAFVAARHADRDTVPARDVFVRDLGERRTTVVTRTDLRASHPAFSADGDHVYFLGTETGGELNETYFNPTSLWVTALGGAEPAPATRLTDADTTDLVPQPLTVTGTGVLALVGRRGAVDLVQVAPDGAVADVVAGPTHVLGYDVRDGLVVAAVASDTEAGELHAVTPDGSRRLTSFGAPLVAAGPLARMHEVSGTAADGYPVHGWVLRPEGDGPFPVVLAVHGGPFRAFGWRLLDQAQACVDAGYVVVMGNPRGSSGYGAEHGRAVRHAFGDVDVQDLTALVDLAVEEFAGDPDRVGVIGASYGGFMAAWLAARSDRFASAIVDRATVEWNDADIDDDVDYTHLYIGTDPEVQRLKSPLTYAEDVAIPVLVVVAEQDLRCPPAQGRRFFSALHRAGKRTELLSFPGASHMFHDSGLPRHRQARLDAIIAWFDETLKPGGNGRSDAG
- a CDS encoding acyl-CoA thioester hydrolase/BAAT C-terminal domain-containing protein encodes the protein MSLAIDGPAARSLADTAFDVRITGAVPGESVALVVDLPSYQGADWSGRFTATADEHGVVDLATTALDGFADADPTTLLWALEARPGSAAGPAPAEHELGWTLRVEQGDRSAVAHYARELRGPGVRVEDLPSPLAGRLFLPAEPGPRPAVISLSGSGGGINEEEAALLASRGFVCLALACFNYPSRPDDLYELPLEYVADAVAWLAARDEVRADAIAVKGQSRGAELSLLVAAHVPGIRAAAAVVPSGYVWGSFTSDGRDGAAWTLAGHPVPPVPDDGLVSGGSTTTPTGIAAAPGFRAAVAAAAPDDLDRATIPIERFAGPVLLLCGGADLMWDSAELSDVLLRRRLAAGTAAVTRRLVFPDAGHNLGLPFTPVVTRSVHPVNDVAYAYGGTRPGTARARADAWSALIDFLKTSLS
- a CDS encoding GntR family transcriptional regulator, giving the protein MRDAAHGGLAAMVYADIKARILTGQVRPGDVLAAHQIAQEMEVSRTPAHEALKRLVAEGYLVAQPRIGYTVTPINLDEIRDLFQIRVRLECLAAELAAAAFTPADAAAFESAHANAMAEVKRLEGRSPNDPEVVETMSGLHRQFHQMVAGMSGNRRLTAMIGTLQDEMQRFWALVPGYLSQSYVFFNDPEHQETYDAIAAKDADRARASVVRHLRDNLRHLFDALFPDEPAGGPIDPPWDVTDDPRWLAATARDKSS